In the genome of Vicia villosa cultivar HV-30 ecotype Madison, WI linkage group LG7, Vvil1.0, whole genome shotgun sequence, one region contains:
- the LOC131617673 gene encoding indole-3-glycerol phosphate synthase, chloroplastic-like → MESLISLEAHFQTFPSFSSKTRTMIPPTQVNAYRQNSLFSFSLRAQVNPNETVFEALKAKEWEVGMFQNEVAANQGIRIRRRPPTGPPSHYEGPFRFRLENEGDVPRNILEEIVWNKDKEVAQLKERTPLGLVRKAVENAPPVRDFIGALRAANERTGLPGLIAEVKKASPSRGILRENFDPVEIAQSYEKGGAACLSVLTDEKYFKGGFENLELIRKAGVKCPLLCKEFIIDAWQLYYARSKGADAVLLIAAVLPDLDIEYMVKTCKLLGLAALVEVHDEREFDRVLGIEGVELIGINNRNLETFELDISTTKKLLEGERGRIIRERNIIMVGESGLFTPEDIAYVQEAGVRAVLVGESIVKQSDPGKGISNLFGKDISV, encoded by the exons ATGGAATCCTTGATTTCTCTCGAGGCTCATTTTCAAACCTTCCCTTCATTCTCATCCAAAACCAGAACCATGATTCCTCCAACTCAAGTGAATGCTTATAGACAAAActcccttttttctttttctcttcgagCACAG GTAAACCCTAATGAAACTGTGTTTGAAGCTCTGAAAGCTAAGGAATGGGAAGTAGGAATGTTTCAAAATGAGGTTGCTGCTAACCAAGGTATAAGAATAAGGAGAAGACCACCGACCGGACCGCCTTCTCATTACGAAGGACCGTTTCGATTCCGGTTGGAGAATGAGGGAGACGTGCCGCGTAACATCTTGGAAGAGATTGTGTGGAACAAGGACAAAGAAGTTGCACAA TTGAAAGAAAGAACTCCCCTTGGTTTGGTTAGGAAGGCAGTTGAAAATGCACCTCCGGTTAGAGATTTTATCGGGGCTTTAAGGGCGGCAAATGAACGAACTGGATTGCCTGGATTGATCGCTGAAGTCAAGAAGGCTTCGCCAAGTAGAGGCATTTTGAGAGAAAACTTTGATCCA GTTGAGATTGCTCAATCTTATGAGAAGGGTGGAGCAGCATGTCTTAGTGTTTTGACAGATGAAAAGTACTTTAAG GGAGGCTTTGAAAATCTCGAGTTAATAAGAAAAGCTGGAGTAAAG TGCCCTTTGTTGTGCAAAGAATTCATCATTGATGCTTGGCAACTCTACTATGCTCGATCTAAAGGCGCAGATGCAGTCCTCCTAATTGCCGCTGTTTTACCTGACCTTGACATCGAGTACATGGTTAAGACATGCAAATTACTCGGACTGGCTGCTCTTGTTGAG GTGCATGATGAGAGGGAGTTTGATCGTGTTCTTGGAATAGAGGGCGTTGAGCTTATTGGCATCAACAACCGCAATCTCG AAACATTTGAGTTAGATATCAGCACGACAAAGAAGCTTCTAGAAGGAGAGCGAGGAAGAATAATCCGCGAGAGAAACATAATC ATGGTAGGGGAATCTGGTTTGTTCACTCCTGAAGATATTGCCTATGTACAAGAAGCAGGAGTTAGAGCT GTTTTGGTGGGAGAGTCTATTGTGAAACAAAGTGATCCAGGAAAAGGAATTAGCAATCTCTTTGGCAAAGATATATCAGTTTGA
- the LOC131619572 gene encoding classical arabinogalactan protein 4-like: MAHSLDKDIHGRTAQQALVRRERERVVSQVIDGVVVTADAPDTPAPVGPSPFDIPAPVGPPPAVTPAPAELSLTVTPAPTGPSLSVPLDFPSPSTTTPQRPRDDVDAEGSSHMPPPADVVGALLLLLLRFRLKR, from the coding sequence atggcCCACAGTCTGGATAAAGATATACATGGGAGGACAGCACAGCAGGCATTAGTGCGGCGTGAACGGGAGCGTGTAGTTTCTCAGGTCATTGATGGAGTTGTCGTTACAGCAGATGCACCTGATACACCCGCTCCAGTCGGACCTTCTCCATTTGATATACCCGCTCCAGTCGGGCCTCCTCCAGCCGTTACACCTGCTCCAGCCGAACTTTCTCTAACCGTTACACCCGCTCCAACCGGGCCTTCTCTATCTGTTCCACTCGACTTTCCTTCCCCATCTACTACTACACCACAGAGGCCTCGCGATGATGTTGATGCTGAGGGTTCCTCACATATGCCACCCCCTGCAGACGTCGTCGGGGCACTTCTTCTACTTCTACTTCGGTTCCGTTTGAAGAGATAG